The sequence below is a genomic window from Chitinispirillales bacterium ANBcel5.
GTCTACATGGGCAATAATTGCAATATTTCTGAGTTTTTCCTGATCCATAGATTTGTTTTCTGCCAATAAAATAGAGGCTTTGGAAGAATAAAAAAATAGCAGTCAAAGAGATAAACGTAGCAGTTCGATCCATTGGGCCCGTTTATTGCACTGTGTGCCAAAAAGAGAGCGTTAAATTAATTCAGGGCAGGTTTTGCTGTCCACCAAAAAGTGTAATTCCAGCTGGAAAAATTACTTTAATAGGAATCGGGCGCAATGACAAGATCATTTTGCAAATCAGTTACTCCCGCAGTGTACTGTACAATAGTGTTTGCAGCTTTATAAGCAGCCCAGTCAGGCACTTTGCCACTGAGGCGCACTCTCCCCTCTTCAACCATAACATCGATCATATCGATATCGATATCGATATTTCTGTCCAGAGCATCAATTATGTCTTCAGCAATAATCTCGTCATTAAGGTCATGCTTTGGTGTAACCCCCAGCCGATCATCTACCAGAATAACACCAGCCACATGTTTAGCCAGCTCCTCAGCCCTCTTTTTTTGCCAGTACGATCCCACCGCCCCTTCAAGTGTTACCACCCCATTATCTACCGAGATCACTATATCTTCACCTGAGAGAGCAGTATCCCAGTCAAAAATATTTCGTATGTTATCTCTGAGTTCAGCCCTGGGCGGAGCAGCAGGCTGATCCAACCGAACAGCGATTCTGTTTTCAACCACTTTAACCCCTGGTACAGCCCACACATCAGACTCCGCAGATTCCCTGGCATAGGCAGTGGGCACGGTTCCATAGAGATGCACCGCTCCGTTGGACACTTCAACCAACACCTCGGAAGCATCTACCCTTGAGTCCCAGAACAACTGATCGACTATTCGCTTTTTGGTTTCTTCGTTAGAATAAAGCATTGTTTCGAACCCCGTGTATTAAGGTGCTTCGATAATCAGGTTATTTTTAACTGAAATAACACCATCGGTGTATTTAGCGATATCCTGAGCAGTTTTAAATGCACTGAAATGGGGAACGGTCCCACTGATCACCACATTGCCTTCGGACACCTGTACATCCACATTATTTACATTAACATCCGCATGTCTGTCCAGCGCTGCCTCTATATCCCGTGCTATAAGCTCATCAACATAAAAGCGCGTAGGAACAACAGCAAGCCTGTTTATAAGGAGGGTGACTCCGTCTATATTAAGCGCGATCTCCTCTGCTTTCTCTTTTTGCCACAGTGAAGGCACTGTTCCATCCAACATCACTTCCCCATTTTCTACCCGTACCTCTATATCTGAATCATCCACTCTCTGATCAAAGGCAAGCAAACTGCTTACACTGCTTTGAATGGTGGCATCCTGTGGAACATCTTTGCCAGAGGGCAGCATCACTGAAAGTTCGTTTTCTACATCATTAACTCCCTTTACCGCCCTGGTATCATATTCTGCGATCTGCCGTGCCCAGTATGAAGGAACTGTGCCACTTAAGCGAACCTTTCCATCCACTGTTTCTATACTTATGGCAGATGAGTCGAGACGTGCATCCCAGAAAAGCTGCTGCTGTATCTTCTCCTTTAACTTCTGCTGCTCCTGAGCCATACTCCGCTCCCCCTTAACGTTATATTCCGAGATTTGCTGTAACAGTTTCTTACTTTGAATAAATGCAACTACTGTACCTAAGAAAAAGAACGACAACCCACTAAGATGGCAAAACGGTACACAGGTTGCTCTTTAAAGGTGTTAACAGCCTTTTCTATGGAAACTCCCCAATATTCTTTAACTTCGACACTTAACTTTTTTTCAGGATGAAACTGAACAGAAACGATAGTAAGTGGCCTTCAGGTCTAAAATTCACCGCCTCGTTTGTGAGAATTTTTCTGCGCTTTCTTGGTCTGACCTTTCCGGCCTGGGGAGCGATTCTCATTGCTGTAGTACTCTTGGGATTACTTTTCAGCGCAATCGAACAGCACTCTATGTTCGATTCCCTTTACTTTATGTTTATAACATCAATGACCATAGGGTACGGAGATATTACCCCCGTCACACCGAGTGGCAAGATACTTTCTGTAGTGGGCGGAATTCTTGGAATACTGACTACCGGTATAGTTGTGGCAGTGGCACTTCAGGCACTGAAAACCTCTCTCGGTCTGAAGCAGTCAGACTGAATGTTTACTGTCTAAGTATTAGGCGCCAGGCCGGAGATTACCTGGTAGCGGTAACACCAAGCTGACTCATGAGCGCCATAGTGTCGTAGTAGTCGCTTTCGCTAACGATTTTGCCGTTACGAGCCACTATTATGCTACAAGCAACCACTGCAATCTTTTTGCCTGTAGCCCTGATGCCTTCCAAGTCGCCTTTGTGTGTTCCGGAAAACGTGTACTCAATTATAGAAACGTCCTCGTCTGGTAGATACTGATTCCCTATGGTAATGGTCAGATCGGGAAAAGCACCCGTGAACATTCTGGCAGCATCGACAGGAACATTCACTCCCTGCCTTTTCACCCCATCACCGACCATGTAGACGGTATCAGCGTGATAAAGTTCCCGAAGCTTATCAAAATCGTGAGATGAAATGGCATCAAAGACCGCACGGTGGAGTGCTGCGTGGTCAGACATGATGTAACTCCTTCATTGATTTTTAACCGCCCCTTTCAGACAGGGCATTTTTGTTATCAAACCGCAAAGGAAATGCCACATCTGTTTAGCTATACTAATAGGGCAGAAAGGACACAGTTTCACAGCCAGGCTCGGAGAGAGCGCTCCTGATACTCAATCATAGCAGGCAAAAGATAGAGCCCTTCTCATTTATTCTTATAAATCAAAAACCACCCCCGTCTACTTCAGCCCTCTCCTGCATCTCCATCTCCCGCAGCTTCTTTCTGTTTCGCACCCGTGTTACAACAATAGCTGTAATTGCAAGCAAAACGATCAAACTCCACAATAACCGCTCGTCGGAAAGAAATGTCACTCGGTAGCGTGAGTTGATGAAATCATGGACAATCGCTTCATACTGCAATGTTTCGAGCCCATAAACCGTTTTTAGCGCAGCCGGAAACCCCCGTCTGGTGTAAGCGGCACTGAGCAACTCCTCGATTCCCCCAATCCCATACTGTTCGATAAGATAGAGAACTGCTGCGTGGCTTTGAGCATAGGCAAGCTGGGCCGCTGAAGCATCAAAGCGATTCACGTATTCAATGGTATCCAGGGAAAGCAACCCCCCTCTCCATGCTGCTGCAGAGAGCAGTCTCTGCCCCTCAAAAGGCATCTCTCCCGAAAGCACCATCGCAAGCCCCTCATGGAGCCATCGGGGGATATAGGTTCTGCCAAATCCCCGGTTTACAATTATATGGACAAGCTCATGACTGGTTAGCTGCATAAAATCCATATTCATAATAGGGCTTCTGTTCACTGGTATAATTATCGAATCGGTACCTATTGCTCCCCCACCACCCCATTCGGGCAATCTGACCCGGTAATTCACTCCCCGCCGGTGGTTATAGAAGGTGATGAAAAGCTCTGAAGTATCAAGGGGGGTATCGGGCAGCAATGTTTGCCATATCCTCACATACTCCTTCTCTACCCGCTCTCCTTTTATCTGCTCAGGAACATATCCCTCAAGCCTAATAAAGGAAAAGGCAAGAAACTGCAGCGCACAAATTAAAAGCAGGGCTGCTTTAACTATAGTAGTATTTCCTGTTTTCACCAAAAATCTATTCCCTTACAGAGGTACTAAGTGGGCAAGCTTAGTTATGAAACTACTTTGATGAACTGTGATAGTTCAAAAAAAAAGATTCTTTGGGTTTATACTGGCACAATTAGTGCTCTTTTTCCGAGGAAAAAAGGAGTGTCTATGAAAAAATTTCTGCTCGTGCTCTTTATAGCACTAAAAGCTGCAACCGCTCAGGATACTATCCCCTTTAACTTTGGCATAGCTCCGGGGCTCAGTCTTAGAAACACAATCGATGCTACAGTACATTTTAATGTTAATCTTATAA
It includes:
- a CDS encoding BON domain-containing protein, whose translation is MLYSNEETKKRIVDQLFWDSRVDASEVLVEVSNGAVHLYGTVPTAYARESAESDVWAVPGVKVVENRIAVRLDQPAAPPRAELRDNIRNIFDWDTALSGEDIVISVDNGVVTLEGAVGSYWQKKRAEELAKHVAGVILVDDRLGVTPKHDLNDEIIAEDIIDALDRNIDIDIDMIDVMVEEGRVRLSGKVPDWAAYKAANTIVQYTAGVTDLQNDLVIAPDSY
- a CDS encoding BON domain-containing protein; the protein is MAQEQQKLKEKIQQQLFWDARLDSSAISIETVDGKVRLSGTVPSYWARQIAEYDTRAVKGVNDVENELSVMLPSGKDVPQDATIQSSVSSLLAFDQRVDDSDIEVRVENGEVMLDGTVPSLWQKEKAEEIALNIDGVTLLINRLAVVPTRFYVDELIARDIEAALDRHADVNVNNVDVQVSEGNVVISGTVPHFSAFKTAQDIAKYTDGVISVKNNLIIEAP
- a CDS encoding potassium channel family protein, translating into MKLNRNDSKWPSGLKFTASFVRIFLRFLGLTFPAWGAILIAVVLLGLLFSAIEQHSMFDSLYFMFITSMTIGYGDITPVTPSGKILSVVGGILGILTTGIVVAVALQALKTSLGLKQSD
- a CDS encoding ester cyclase, translated to MSDHAALHRAVFDAISSHDFDKLRELYHADTVYMVGDGVKRQGVNVPVDAARMFTGAFPDLTITIGNQYLPDEDVSIIEYTFSGTHKGDLEGIRATGKKIAVVACSIIVARNGKIVSESDYYDTMALMSQLGVTATR
- a CDS encoding peptidase MA family metallohydrolase; this encodes MKTGNTTIVKAALLLICALQFLAFSFIRLEGYVPEQIKGERVEKEYVRIWQTLLPDTPLDTSELFITFYNHRRGVNYRVRLPEWGGGGAIGTDSIIIPVNRSPIMNMDFMQLTSHELVHIIVNRGFGRTYIPRWLHEGLAMVLSGEMPFEGQRLLSAAAWRGGLLSLDTIEYVNRFDASAAQLAYAQSHAAVLYLIEQYGIGGIEELLSAAYTRRGFPAALKTVYGLETLQYEAIVHDFINSRYRVTFLSDERLLWSLIVLLAITAIVVTRVRNRKKLREMEMQERAEVDGGGF